Proteins encoded in a region of the Roseomonas haemaphysalidis genome:
- a CDS encoding ABC transporter ATP-binding protein — translation MQDVARPPLLEVRNLSAFFRTGRGEVQVTRDVSFAMAPGEMVGLVGESGCGKTVTGLALMGLLPPASSRLDGQILLRGQDLVTMAPAAKRRLRGRRISMIFQEPMSALDPVFTIGHQISETLRAHQDVSRAEARNRAIEALARVGIPEPALRHDAYPHQLSGGMRQRAMIAIALVCEPELLIADEPTTALDVTVQAQIVDVLGELCAKLGMAMLFITHDLGLVSQTCSRLVTMYAGEVVEEGRVDDILLRPRHPYSSGLLRSLPALTHRKARLPAIPGRVPVRGQMTDGCRFRPRCAHARPECAAPQPLRPVRPPGQARCCRVEELSLPGVLAEHAA, via the coding sequence ATGCAGGATGTTGCAAGGCCACCGCTGCTGGAGGTGCGCAATCTCAGCGCCTTCTTCCGCACCGGGCGCGGCGAGGTGCAGGTGACGCGCGACGTCTCCTTCGCCATGGCGCCGGGGGAGATGGTCGGGCTGGTGGGCGAGAGCGGCTGCGGCAAGACCGTGACGGGGCTGGCGCTGATGGGCCTGCTGCCGCCTGCCAGCAGCCGGCTGGATGGTCAGATCCTGTTGCGGGGCCAGGATCTGGTCACCATGGCGCCGGCCGCCAAGCGCCGCCTGCGTGGCCGCCGCATCAGCATGATCTTCCAGGAGCCGATGAGCGCGCTGGACCCGGTCTTCACCATCGGCCACCAGATCAGCGAGACGCTGCGCGCCCACCAGGACGTCAGCCGGGCGGAAGCGCGCAACCGCGCCATCGAGGCGCTGGCGCGCGTCGGCATCCCCGAGCCGGCCCTGCGGCACGACGCCTATCCGCACCAGCTCTCGGGCGGCATGCGGCAGCGCGCGATGATCGCCATCGCGCTGGTCTGCGAGCCGGAGCTGCTGATCGCTGACGAGCCGACCACGGCGCTCGACGTCACGGTGCAGGCGCAGATCGTCGACGTATTGGGCGAGCTCTGCGCCAAGCTCGGCATGGCCATGCTCTTCATCACCCACGACCTGGGGCTGGTGTCGCAGACCTGCTCGCGGCTGGTGACGATGTATGCCGGCGAAGTGGTGGAGGAAGGCCGGGTTGATGACATCTTGCTGCGCCCGCGCCATCCTTACAGTTCCGGCCTGCTGCGCTCCCTGCCGGCGCTGACGCATCGCAAGGCGCGCCTGCCGGCCATCCCCGGCCGCGTGCCGGTGCGCGGGCAGATGACGGACGGCTGCCGGTTCCGCCCGCGCTGCGCCCATGCCCGGCCCGAATGCGCCGCACCGCAGCCGCTGCGCCCGGTGCGGCCCCCCGGCCAGGCCCGCTGCTGCCGGGTGGAGGAGCTGTCCCTGCCCGGCGTGCTGGCGGAGCACGCGGCATGA
- a CDS encoding ABC transporter ATP-binding protein, producing the protein MTAHEPLIATRDLGIHFRLSRDTVLKAVDGVSLEVQPGETFGIIGESGSGKTTLGRALVCLEEPSAGQVLHRGSDPYALSGGALRRHRRDYQVVFQDPNAALDPRMTILRSVREPLDVAGTLPRAERDEAAMRAMERVGLSPEFASRYPHELSGGQKQRVCIARVLTLRPSVIICDEAVAALDVSIQADILNLLADLQREFGLTYVFITHNLGVVAHISDRVAVMYLGRLVEMGETEALLARPLHPYTDALLSAEPVALPSHMRGTQRVVLSGELPSPVSPPSGCRFRTRCRFAQDLCAAQVPDWREVEPGHWAACHFAGTLPTVSVPHGMAGAPS; encoded by the coding sequence ATGACGGCGCATGAGCCGCTGATCGCCACACGTGACCTGGGCATCCACTTTCGCTTGTCCCGCGACACGGTGCTGAAGGCGGTGGATGGCGTCAGCCTGGAGGTGCAGCCGGGCGAAACCTTTGGCATCATCGGTGAATCCGGCTCTGGCAAAACGACGCTGGGGCGGGCGCTGGTCTGCCTGGAAGAGCCCTCCGCGGGGCAGGTGCTGCATCGGGGCAGCGACCCCTATGCCCTGTCCGGCGGCGCGCTGCGGCGGCACCGGCGCGACTACCAGGTGGTGTTCCAGGACCCGAACGCGGCATTGGACCCGCGCATGACCATCCTGCGTTCGGTGCGGGAACCGCTGGACGTGGCCGGCACGCTGCCGCGCGCGGAGCGGGACGAGGCCGCCATGCGGGCGATGGAGCGGGTCGGGCTCAGCCCAGAATTCGCGTCGCGCTACCCGCACGAGCTGTCGGGCGGTCAGAAGCAGCGTGTGTGCATCGCCCGCGTGCTGACGCTGCGGCCCTCCGTGATCATCTGCGACGAGGCCGTGGCGGCCCTGGACGTTTCCATCCAGGCCGACATCCTCAACCTGCTGGCTGACCTACAACGCGAATTCGGGCTGACCTATGTCTTCATCACGCACAACCTCGGCGTCGTCGCGCATATCAGCGACCGCGTGGCGGTGATGTATCTCGGCCGGCTGGTGGAGATGGGGGAAACCGAGGCGCTGCTGGCGCGCCCGCTGCACCCCTATACCGACGCGCTGCTTTCCGCCGAGCCCGTGGCGCTGCCCTCGCACATGCGCGGCACGCAGCGGGTGGTGCTGAGCGGCGAGCTGCCCAGCCCGGTTTCGCCACCTTCCGGTTGCCGTTTCCGCACGCGCTGCCGCTTCGCCCAGGATCTGTGCGCGGCCCAGGTGCCGGACTGGCGGGAGGTGGAACCCGGGCACTGGGCCGCCTGCCACTTCGCCGGCACCCTGCCCACGGTCTCGGTCCCGCACGGCATGGCGGGGGCGCCGTCATGA
- a CDS encoding ABC transporter permease, whose protein sequence is MTRRQALVIGSRLVQVVPVVILATVVIFGLLQLVPGDPAAVIAGEYATAERIAGIRHMLGLDRPLWEQYAVWLGHAVQGDLSTSLITGQPVLDEVLRRLPNTLLITVLALVLAVLVGVPLGILAATRVDGPVDRVVTTIASLGVAVPNFWLGMILVGFFALGLGWFPTTGAASLTQDPLRALSHAALPALALATGGIAEITRQLRSALIEVLSSQYVRTLHAKGLSQARILWQHGLKNVSLTLLTVIGLVFNRALGATVAIEAVFAIPGTGSLVVASATNKDFPVVQGVVFVLVLIVIGLNLMIDLLYALLDPRVNRR, encoded by the coding sequence ATGACCCGCCGCCAGGCCCTCGTGATCGGCTCCCGCCTGGTTCAGGTGGTGCCGGTGGTCATCCTTGCCACGGTCGTCATCTTCGGCCTGCTGCAGCTGGTGCCCGGCGACCCGGCTGCGGTGATCGCCGGTGAATACGCCACGGCGGAGCGGATCGCCGGCATCCGCCACATGCTGGGCCTCGACCGCCCCTTATGGGAGCAATACGCCGTCTGGCTCGGCCACGCGGTGCAGGGCGATCTGTCCACCTCGCTGATCACCGGCCAGCCGGTGCTGGACGAGGTGCTGCGCCGCCTGCCCAACACGCTGCTGATCACGGTGCTGGCGCTGGTGCTGGCGGTGCTGGTGGGCGTGCCGCTGGGCATCCTGGCCGCGACGCGGGTGGACGGCCCGGTGGACCGCGTGGTCACCACCATCGCCTCGCTCGGCGTCGCGGTGCCGAATTTCTGGCTGGGCATGATCCTGGTGGGGTTCTTCGCGTTGGGGCTTGGCTGGTTCCCGACCACCGGCGCGGCCTCGCTGACGCAGGACCCGCTGCGTGCCCTGTCGCATGCCGCGCTGCCGGCACTGGCGCTGGCCACCGGCGGCATCGCCGAGATCACCCGCCAGTTGCGCAGCGCGCTGATCGAGGTGCTGTCCTCGCAATACGTGCGCACGCTGCACGCCAAGGGGCTCTCCCAGGCGCGCATCCTTTGGCAGCACGGGCTGAAGAACGTTTCCCTCACCCTGCTGACGGTGATCGGGCTGGTGTTCAACCGGGCGCTGGGCGCGACAGTGGCGATCGAGGCGGTCTTCGCCATTCCCGGCACCGGCTCGCTGGTCGTCGCCTCCGCCACCAACAAGGACTTTCCCGTGGTTCAGGGCGTGGTCTTCGTGCTCGTGCTGATCGTGATCGGACTGAACCTGATGATCGACCTGCTGTATGCGCTGCTTGACCCGCGGGTGAACCGGCGGTGA